Proteins found in one Microbaculum marinisediminis genomic segment:
- the cas2 gene encoding CRISPR-associated endonuclease Cas2, translating to MTARRPALSGYRMMWLYVMFDLPVGTAAERKAAARFRKFLLDRGFEMAQFSVYLRFAESKEAAETHIARIRDALPRKGKVHIVAITDKQYGNARIFAGRKRERSAGNPDQLALF from the coding sequence ATGACCGCCCGGCGACCGGCATTGAGCGGGTACCGGATGATGTGGCTCTATGTGATGTTCGATCTTCCCGTCGGCACCGCCGCCGAGCGCAAGGCGGCGGCCAGGTTCCGGAAATTCCTGCTCGACCGGGGCTTCGAGATGGCGCAGTTTTCGGTCTATCTTCGCTTTGCCGAAAGCAAGGAGGCGGCCGAAACCCACATCGCCCGCATACGGGACGCGTTGCCGCGGAAGGGCAAGGTCCACATCGTCGCGATAACCGACAAGCAGTATGGAAACGCACGAATCTTCGCGGGACGAAAACGGGAACGCAGCGCCGGAAACCCGGATCAGCTCGCGCTCTTTTGA
- the cas1 gene encoding type II CRISPR-associated endonuclease Cas1 produces the protein MMAGRVVEIAEDGRHLAKSRGFLTVSADGAEIGRVPLDDIAAVVASAHAITYSNTLLVALAERGAPLVVCGANHRPAAVLWAADGHHDQAGRMSEQAAAPLPLKKRLWAQVVSAKIESQGATLESVGAPHEGFALLARKVRSGDPDNVEAQAARRYWPLLFGEDFRRERAGGGVNAMLNYAYTVLRAGTARAIMAAGLHPSLGLAHRQRGNAFALADDLMEPFRPVADLLVHDVVSGGATEVDRETKPELARILITDMSSGDGVSPVAACLERLALSAARCFAGTARKLDLPRRTLPLEG, from the coding sequence ATGATGGCCGGCCGCGTGGTGGAAATCGCCGAGGACGGCCGCCATCTAGCGAAGTCGCGCGGTTTCCTGACCGTCAGCGCGGACGGCGCGGAGATTGGCCGGGTGCCGCTGGACGACATCGCGGCCGTCGTTGCCAGCGCCCACGCCATCACCTATTCCAACACCCTGCTCGTGGCGCTCGCCGAGCGGGGCGCGCCGTTGGTCGTTTGCGGTGCCAATCATCGGCCGGCGGCGGTCTTGTGGGCGGCCGACGGGCACCACGACCAGGCCGGCCGCATGAGCGAGCAGGCCGCCGCCCCTCTACCCCTCAAGAAACGTCTTTGGGCGCAGGTCGTCAGCGCCAAGATCGAAAGCCAAGGCGCGACCCTCGAGTCTGTCGGCGCGCCGCATGAAGGCTTCGCCCTTCTCGCGCGCAAGGTCAGGTCCGGCGACCCCGACAATGTCGAGGCGCAGGCGGCCCGCCGCTATTGGCCGCTCCTGTTCGGTGAGGACTTCCGGCGGGAGCGCGCCGGGGGCGGCGTCAATGCGATGCTGAACTACGCCTATACGGTGCTGCGGGCGGGCACCGCGCGCGCCATCATGGCGGCGGGGCTCCATCCCAGCCTTGGCCTTGCCCATCGCCAGCGCGGCAACGCCTTTGCCCTGGCGGACGATCTCATGGAACCGTTTCGGCCAGTCGCCGATCTGCTGGTACACGATGTTGTTTCCGGCGGCGCGACGGAGGTGGACAGGGAGACGAAGCCCGAGCTTGCGCGGATACTGATCACGGACATGAGCTCGGGCGACGGGGTCAGCCCGGTCGCAGCATGTCTGGAGCGCCTCGCTTTGTCGGCGGCGCGCTGCTTTGCCGGCACGGCGCGCAAGCTCGATCTGCCGCGGCGGACATTGCCCCTGGAGGGATGA